In Chitinophaga nivalis, a single genomic region encodes these proteins:
- a CDS encoding DUF418 domain-containing protein: protein MQTANRITALDIIRGVALLGILIVNMGLFSFPALYLDPVTSWPAWSDQLVLQLIRFFGEGKFISMFSFLFGLGFTIFIQRAAAKTNHPARLFARRLLILLGIGLIHAHFIWYGDVLCIYSIAGIMLLFFRNSRPQTVLIWALSLLLVPIILLLIGYWLSGPALLAGSAPDIASDTAIGKLAQVTYSSGTFYEIFMQNRHDVWVTRIGYTLIIPQIFAMFLLGTYAGKRQLFQDIQPHLGWIKRLAIWALLVGVIATVAEFAYVATPQDSLAYTLSQLIGNYVGGPAFGIFYICAVALILQLARGRKILTPLAAVGQMAATNYIMQSVVCVFIFYSFGLGRYGHISPVTGLGITMAIYMMQIGFSNWWMARFSNGPVEWMWRTLTYGKVMPLKR, encoded by the coding sequence ATGCAAACCGCTAACAGAATAACAGCACTCGACATCATCCGTGGCGTAGCCCTGCTGGGCATACTCATCGTGAATATGGGACTTTTTTCCTTCCCGGCATTATATCTTGATCCGGTAACCAGCTGGCCGGCATGGTCGGACCAGTTGGTGTTACAGCTGATCCGGTTTTTCGGGGAAGGGAAATTCATCTCTATGTTTTCTTTTCTCTTCGGATTAGGCTTCACTATTTTTATACAAAGAGCCGCCGCAAAAACCAATCACCCGGCCCGGTTGTTTGCCCGCCGGTTGTTGATATTGTTGGGTATTGGCCTGATCCATGCTCACTTTATCTGGTATGGAGATGTATTGTGTATATATAGTATCGCCGGCATTATGCTGCTTTTCTTTCGCAATAGTCGTCCGCAAACCGTACTGATATGGGCTTTATCGCTGCTACTGGTGCCCATTATATTACTCCTGATTGGTTACTGGCTGAGTGGTCCGGCATTGCTGGCAGGATCTGCACCTGATATCGCTTCGGATACAGCTATCGGAAAGCTGGCGCAGGTAACTTACAGTTCCGGTACCTTTTATGAAATTTTTATGCAGAATAGACATGACGTATGGGTTACCAGGATAGGCTATACGCTGATCATCCCGCAGATCTTTGCGATGTTTCTGCTGGGGACCTATGCCGGTAAGCGACAGCTTTTTCAGGATATACAGCCGCATCTTGGATGGATAAAGCGGCTGGCTATATGGGCGTTGCTGGTGGGTGTCATTGCCACTGTTGCTGAATTTGCCTATGTAGCTACTCCACAGGATAGCCTTGCTTATACACTCTCTCAGTTAATCGGTAATTATGTGGGAGGTCCTGCGTTTGGTATCTTTTACATCTGTGCAGTAGCACTTATACTGCAGCTGGCCCGGGGCCGTAAAATACTGACGCCCCTGGCGGCAGTAGGGCAAATGGCTGCTACCAATTATATCATGCAATCTGTTGTCTGCGTGTTTATCTTTTATAGTTTCGGTTTAGGACGGTATGGTCATATATCACCCGTTACCGGTCTGGGCATAACCATGGCCATATACATGATGCAGATAGGATTCAGTAACTGGTGGATGGCGAGGTTCAGTAATGGCCCGGTTGAGTGGATGTGGAGAACGCTGACCTATGGTAAAGTGATGCCGTTGAAACGGTAG
- a CDS encoding TetR/AcrR family transcriptional regulator: MRPQKIDDTQLIEGLMSVLQSKGFEGASLNDFAQATGLQKASLYHRFPGGKNEMAIMILQFVNTWIKDHIYLVLTEKGATTATKLQRVVQHIKQLYQNGEKSCILNALSLDSGLVILGDEISKAMRLWMEAFTALGVELGYTTTQAETKARQSLTFVQGGLVLAKGLGDPIYFHKALSDLKSLFVRE, translated from the coding sequence ATGAGACCACAAAAAATAGATGATACCCAGCTGATCGAAGGACTGATGTCAGTACTACAATCCAAGGGGTTTGAAGGCGCCAGCCTCAACGACTTTGCCCAAGCAACCGGTTTGCAAAAGGCTAGTCTGTATCATCGGTTTCCGGGCGGAAAAAATGAGATGGCCATCATGATATTGCAATTTGTTAATACCTGGATAAAGGATCATATATACCTGGTACTGACAGAAAAAGGGGCAACGACCGCCACTAAATTGCAACGAGTAGTACAGCACATCAAACAATTATACCAAAATGGAGAGAAAAGTTGCATACTAAATGCGCTGTCGCTGGATTCGGGATTAGTGATATTGGGTGATGAGATCAGCAAAGCAATGCGACTGTGGATGGAGGCCTTTACCGCACTGGGTGTAGAGTTGGGCTATACGACTACGCAGGCAGAAACAAAAGCCAGACAATCGCTTACTTTCGTACAGGGCGGCCTTGTATTGGCCAAAGGATTAGGAGATCCTATCTATTTTCATAAAGCACTCTCCGATCTGAAATCACTTTTTGTCAGGGAGTAA
- a CDS encoding Crp/Fnr family transcriptional regulator, with product MDQEEEIKQLVLDAFQDEALYDAYVKVAEEKVFKKGELLIEQGRVCRFCYFIIKGAVRSYYAKDDKEITTSFCFEEDPVFSLESVTRQTPCPESFEALEDTVIEAVSFNDLLVLRQQFPAIERLWLLGVEAYAIWLEERLHSLQFNTAKERYQSLLQKYPYMIQRVQLRYIASYLGITLETLSRIRAQL from the coding sequence ATGGATCAGGAAGAAGAAATAAAACAATTAGTCTTAGATGCTTTCCAGGATGAGGCTTTGTACGACGCTTATGTAAAAGTAGCGGAAGAAAAGGTATTCAAAAAAGGGGAGCTCCTGATAGAGCAGGGGCGTGTTTGCCGTTTTTGTTACTTCATCATTAAAGGAGCGGTACGCAGTTATTACGCAAAAGATGATAAGGAGATTACCACTTCTTTTTGTTTTGAAGAAGATCCCGTGTTTTCATTGGAAAGTGTTACCCGCCAAACTCCTTGTCCGGAGAGCTTTGAAGCGTTGGAAGATACCGTAATTGAAGCCGTTAGTTTTAATGACCTGCTGGTGCTCCGGCAACAATTTCCTGCCATCGAGCGACTATGGTTATTAGGGGTGGAAGCTTATGCGATCTGGCTGGAAGAACGTTTACATAGCCTGCAGTTTAATACAGCTAAAGAGCGGTATCAGTCATTGCTCCAAAAATATCCTTATATGATTCAGCGGGTACAGCTACGTTACATTGCCTCTTATCTGGGTATTACGCTGGAAACCCTGAGCCGGATCAGGGCGCAGTTATAA
- a CDS encoding alpha/beta fold hydrolase yields MSLVKHHTTSINGIDIFYREAGQKGKPTLVLLHGYPTSSHMYRNLMQQLANDYYLIAPDYPGFGRSAQPHMADFEYSFSNFANIVQGLLNQLELTRYSLYLMDYGAPVGFRIAAANPEKIDSLIVQNGCAYDEGLEQFWDPIKAYWKDRHNKVAERTLEGFHSIEGLQWQYTHGVSNNELISPDNWEHDLRHLLRPGNDRIQLQLFYDYQSNVALYPEWQAYFRTHNPEMLIVYGKNDYIFPVAGAEAYKKDVKHLQYHLYDTGHFALETHGEEIAATIRTFLETKVVRKSPVTV; encoded by the coding sequence ATGAGCTTAGTAAAACATCACACCACGTCCATAAACGGAATCGACATCTTCTACCGGGAAGCTGGCCAAAAAGGCAAACCTACCCTGGTGTTACTACATGGTTATCCTACGTCATCGCACATGTATCGTAACCTGATGCAGCAACTGGCTAACGATTATTACCTGATCGCTCCCGATTATCCTGGCTTCGGCAGAAGCGCCCAGCCACATATGGCCGACTTCGAATACTCCTTCAGCAATTTTGCCAACATCGTACAAGGCTTACTGAACCAGCTTGAATTGACTCGCTACAGCCTTTATCTGATGGACTACGGCGCGCCTGTTGGCTTCCGTATAGCTGCAGCAAATCCCGAAAAGATCGATTCACTGATCGTTCAAAACGGCTGCGCCTACGACGAAGGACTGGAACAATTCTGGGACCCTATTAAAGCATATTGGAAAGACAGGCACAACAAAGTGGCAGAGCGTACATTGGAAGGTTTTCACAGTATCGAAGGTTTGCAATGGCAATACACCCATGGCGTATCCAATAATGAACTCATTAGCCCGGATAACTGGGAACATGACCTACGGCACTTATTACGCCCTGGCAACGACCGTATACAACTCCAGTTATTCTACGACTATCAAAGTAATGTTGCCTTGTATCCTGAATGGCAGGCATACTTCCGCACACACAACCCCGAAATGCTGATTGTCTATGGTAAAAACGATTACATATTTCCGGTAGCCGGAGCCGAAGCTTACAAAAAAGATGTAAAACACCTGCAATACCATTTGTATGATACCGGCCACTTCGCTCTGGAAACACATGGGGAAGAAATAGCAGCTACGATCCGCACATTTCTTGAAACGAAAGTAGTCCGTAAATCTCCGGTTACAGTCTGA
- a CDS encoding DUF3375 domain-containing protein, producing MNYEKALSLYRNDKTLQLLRAEHFPLLVGFFYLAFKQQDKISYFQNELQSLLGDYIYSLERQGITDYNKPSLEYLLKWSQLGYMRRYYETADEPVYELSPATENALKWLEDLNKQQFVGTHSRLIQFFHLLQQIVNTTSGPYERIQQLQAERNRIDKQIEQIQQGNFLKPSGTQVKEDYFLAEETARRLLSDFRQVEENFRELDTQTRQTIIKSNLAKADLLDKVFQQQDYLWSTDQGKSFSAFWEFLMSEQMQEELEVLLEKINNIPAILEVKKEQTVDRIKTNLVDAGDKVNRSNDGLIEQLRKFVEQKNLSESRHILHSIEQIESLLMEHKETIDAQAIWMEIDGLFKPSLIMERPIFTVPMKVAFEKTAVEDGLSEADTNILFEQFYVDITALRNNIKYCLRNKSQVTLSELLHHYPSTKGVAEILAYIQIATGEGKHYVNRDQQEELIVENKDSRKIYRLQAPIIIFNR from the coding sequence ATGAACTACGAGAAAGCTTTATCCCTGTATCGAAATGACAAAACATTACAGCTGCTGAGGGCAGAACATTTTCCTTTATTAGTTGGTTTTTTTTACCTGGCATTTAAGCAACAAGATAAGATTTCGTATTTTCAAAATGAGTTACAGAGTCTTTTAGGCGATTATATTTATTCACTTGAAAGGCAGGGGATTACTGATTACAACAAACCTTCCCTGGAGTATCTGCTGAAATGGTCGCAATTGGGATATATGCGCAGGTACTATGAAACGGCAGATGAGCCCGTATATGAACTCTCACCTGCCACGGAAAATGCACTGAAATGGCTGGAAGATCTCAATAAACAGCAGTTTGTCGGAACCCATAGCCGGTTGATTCAATTCTTCCATTTATTACAACAAATTGTCAATACTACATCTGGGCCCTACGAACGTATACAGCAATTACAAGCAGAACGAAACAGAATCGATAAGCAGATTGAACAAATTCAGCAAGGTAATTTTCTAAAACCTTCTGGAACACAGGTAAAGGAAGATTATTTTTTAGCGGAAGAAACAGCCCGGAGGTTACTCTCCGATTTCCGGCAGGTGGAAGAAAATTTTAGAGAACTGGATACACAAACAAGGCAAACGATTATTAAAAGTAACCTTGCCAAGGCTGACCTGCTTGATAAGGTATTTCAGCAACAGGATTATCTATGGAGTACCGATCAGGGAAAGAGTTTTAGTGCTTTTTGGGAGTTTTTGATGAGTGAGCAGATGCAGGAAGAACTGGAAGTGTTATTAGAAAAGATTAATAATATACCGGCGATTCTGGAAGTGAAAAAAGAACAAACTGTGGACCGGATCAAAACCAACCTGGTGGACGCGGGAGATAAAGTAAACCGAAGTAATGACGGCTTAATAGAACAGCTCAGAAAATTTGTTGAACAGAAGAATCTTTCTGAAAGCAGGCATATTCTGCATAGTATTGAGCAAATCGAAAGTCTGTTAATGGAGCATAAAGAAACGATAGACGCTCAGGCTATCTGGATGGAAATTGATGGATTATTTAAGCCTTCGCTTATAATGGAAAGGCCGATTTTTACAGTACCGATGAAGGTCGCTTTTGAGAAGACAGCGGTGGAAGATGGATTATCAGAAGCAGATACTAATATTTTATTTGAACAATTTTATGTTGATATAACAGCTTTAAGAAACAATATTAAATACTGTCTGAGAAATAAATCGCAGGTAACATTATCTGAGTTATTGCATCACTACCCATCTACTAAAGGGGTGGCTGAGATATTGGCCTATATCCAAATAGCTACCGGTGAAGGTAAACATTATGTCAATCGGGATCAACAAGAAGAATTGATAGTAGAAAATAAGGACAGTAGGAAGATATATCGTTTACAGGCGCCTATCATCATTTTTA